AAGATCGCGCCATCCTTGATGAAGCACTACAAGCTGTTGTTGTAATGCTTTACCCAATCACTCCGCACATTTCATTCGAAATGTGGGCAGCTCTGGGTCAAGAAGATATCGACAACGCAGCATGGCCAACTTTTGATGAAAAAGCACTGGTTGAAGACGAGAAGCTAATCATCGTTCAGGTTAACGGTAAGCTACGTGCGAAACTAACAGTACCAGCGGACATATCTAAAGAAGATATCGAAGCGCTTGGTCTAAACGATGAGAACGTGACTAAGTTCACTGAAGGCAAAACCGTACGTAAAGTTATCTACGTACCAGGTAAGCTGCTTAACATTGTTGCAAACTAAGAAAGTGTTGCGAACTAATCGCAAATAAATAAGTCTTATGCAGGGTATTCATTATAGTACCCTGCTTTATTTACCTCAGTGTATTCAATGAGTAGCCTGAGATAAGTATCCCAATAATCGAGAAACATCCACTAATGCGCCTATTTTCAATATCTACTTTAAAGCTAGCCAGTGTTGTTCTTACTGCGAGCCTACTTTCTGCCTGTGGTTTCCACCTTCGTGGTGATTACTCTATCCCAGATGAACTTGAGACCATGTCGCTAACCAGTTATGACCAATACAGCAACTTTACTCGAATGATGAAAGGTCAGTTGCGCATGAGTGAAATTGAAGTCGTTCCACCAGCAGATAATATTCCCAACCTCCATTTAATCGGTGAAGGCGTTGGTGAACGCACCTTATCACTTTACCAAAACACGCGTGCAGCCGAGAAAGAGCTAACATTTCGAGCTTCTTACCGTGTAACCATTCCAGAGTTGGGTGAAAAAACCTTTTCTACCAGCGTCACTCGCAGCTACTTGGATAACCCACTCACCGCTCTGGCAAAGTCAGTGGAACGGGATATGATTGAAGACGAAATGCGCAAACTGGCCGCATCGCAAATTATTCGTCAGATGGCCCGATTAAAAGCCGATATAGAAGCCAATGAGCTTGAAATGGAAGAACAGGACATTCAGTTAAAGGCCGATGAAGAGCAATACCGCGTAAGGACCTACTTTTCAGATGAGTTCGCAACGCCTTCTGACAACAACTCTAACCTTCAGTAGAGCACCCAATGCGAATCTTCGCTGATCGACTGGTGGAGCAATTGAATAAGCAGCTCCACCCAGCTTATCTTGTATTTGGTAATGAGCCTCTGCTACTACAAGAATCTCGTCAGTCCATTCAAAAAGCCGCTTACACTCAGGGCTTTGAAGAACGACACCGGTTCGCAGTAGACAATAGCTTTGATTGGAACTTAGTGTATGACAGTTGCCAAGCATTAAGCCTATTTTCATCA
This sequence is a window from Vibrio coralliilyticus. Protein-coding genes within it:
- a CDS encoding LPS-assembly lipoprotein LptE, which codes for MRLFSISTLKLASVVLTASLLSACGFHLRGDYSIPDELETMSLTSYDQYSNFTRMMKGQLRMSEIEVVPPADNIPNLHLIGEGVGERTLSLYQNTRAAEKELTFRASYRVTIPELGEKTFSTSVTRSYLDNPLTALAKSVERDMIEDEMRKLAASQIIRQMARLKADIEANELEMEEQDIQLKADEEQYRVRTYFSDEFATPSDNNSNLQ